The DNA region ACTCCAATCTGACTGGTAACGGTAATTACGCCACCGTGATTTTGAACGATCGCCCTGGCAATAGCTAACCCCAAACCAGAGCCAGCCCGAACGTAAGAACGAGAGCGATCGCCGCGCCACAACCGCTCAAAAATCTTGTCTAAATATTCGCGCTCGATACCGATTCCCGTATCTGTCACCGTTACTCGAAGCTCTCGACCGTGGCGATTGGCAAAAATTTCTATGTTTCCACCTTCTAAGGTATACTGAAGCGCGTTTTGAATTAAATTAGTAAAAACTCGCGTTAGTTTGGCTTCATCCCCAATTAGCTCTAGATTACTTGCAATTTCGGTCTTAAGTTCAATTTGCTTTGCTCGTGCTTGAACTCGATACAGGTGAACTAAATCTGCTAGTAACACCGAGAGATCGAGCCTCTTACGCTCAAAATCGGCAATGTTATCGGTTCGGGCTAGCAGCAATAAATCTTCTGTTAGCTGAGACATTTGGTTAGTAGCAGAAGCGATCGCCTGAAATTTTTCTTCATCGCTGGTTCGCATCCCTTGGGGATAAGTTAAGGCAACTTCGGTATTAGTACTAATTACCATTAGCGGACTTCGTAGTTCGTGAGAGGCATCGGCAGTAAACTGTTTTAAACGCTTGATACTTTCCTCAATTGGCTGCATTACCTGTCGGTTAAGCCAAGTTGACCCAGTGCAACCTAAAAGCAGTGCCACAAGCGCACCAAAGCCAAAGCCGTAATCTAATTGACGAATGGTTCGCTCGAACTGTTTGAGAGATTGACTGACACGAAGATAGCCAATCAATTGTCTATTATCACTATCAAAAATGGGTAAAGTCACCGCCTGAACTGGTGGTGCTTGGGACTGAATCTGCACTGTTAGCTCGGAGTCGAAAGGTAAAGTTGTCGTATCTTCACCTTGCTGTTCGAGCAAATGACCACGAAGGTCAAATACCTGTAAAGCTTGACGGCGTTCTAATAGTTCTCGTTCTTGAAACTCTGCTTCTAAATCTAGCTCTCCCTCCTCAAGTTCTGCACCTGCTGCTGCGCCTTGTCCCAAAGCAGTCAGTCGCTCTGTTAGTTGTTGTCTCAAGTTTCGCACGAAGACAAATCTAACAGCCCCTGCAAATCCAGTGATAACAATAGCAAAAGCTAATAAATTAGATAGAAAAATGCGAGTTCTAATTTTTTTGAAGTCAGTCAACTCATTTAGCATTTATTGGAACTCAAACGATAGCCAATGCCATAAACCGTTTCGATCTCAGAACCCGAACCTCCAGCAGCTTTTAGTTTGCGACGTAGGTTAGTAATATGGGTCTTGATTGTACCTTCCATCGATGAGTTATCGAATTCCCAAAGGCGATCGAGAATTACCGCTCGCGTGATAATTTGTCGGGGATGGCGTAAAAAGTATTCTAAGATTAGGTACTCTTTGGGGGTTAAAGACAATAAATTGTCTCCATAGGTGACTTCTGCCGTACTCGGAGCGAGCTTGAGGTTGCCATAGCTCAAAATCGGGGGTTGAGTTTCTGGGCTTCTGCGAGCTAAGGCTCTGATTCTAGCTGCTAATTCCTTAAGTTTGAATGGTTTTACCAGGTAGTCATCTGCACCAGCATCCAAGCCAATTACTTTATCGTCAGTAGTATCTTTAGCCGTTAGCATTAAAATTAGTGCTGGAGATTTAGCTTCCCGTAGCTTTTTGCAAAGGCTAATGCCATCTAGTTTGGGCAACATTAGATCTAACAAAATTAGATCGTAAGCGCTCGCCTGGGCGTACTCCCATCCCTCAACGCCATCTCCAGCGATTTCAACGACGTGATATTCGTTTTTTAAACCTTCTGCTAGGGGTTTAGCAATGCGATCGTCGTCTTCTACTAATAAAATTCGCATAACATTTAATCTAATTTCTCTCAAATTGAGTTGAGGGCAATTTTACCGCGATCGAATACTTTTCCGTCAGTACCTATTCCTAAAATTTCTAAGCGGTCGCGATATACTTCCACGACGGCAAAACCCAATCTAGAAACACTATAAGCCGTCCAATCTGACTTTCCTACCTCACGCAGTTTAGCACCGATACCGCAGGTTAAATAAGTCGTACCTTCTATTGGTTTGGTTCTTTCATAGTGATGTTCGTGTCCATTAATATAAAGTTGAACACCATAGCGAGATAGGAGAGGAATTAATTTTTCAGCTAGTTCTCGAGCTACTCCTCGCTTACCCGAAGCATAGATTTGATGATGTCCGAAAACCACTTTCCAAGGCTGTTGGGCGTTGGCTAATTCTCGTTCGAGCCAATCTAATTGCTCTTGCCAAGGTGCTTCTGAGTTCGTATCGAGAGCGAAAAATTGAACTGGTTGGCGGGTGAAGGTATAGTAGCGACCGTTCATATTAAAACCCGCGTAGCGAATTTGATCCTCTCCGTTGTTGGTGCGGATATCATGATTGCCGAGGGCTGCGTAAAATTTTACGTCCTGCTGAAGAAGTTCTCGATAGGGAATTTCAAAAGTTGTATCGATTTTTTCTATTTCTCCATGCTCGTAAATATTATCTCCTGCCATCAGAACTAAAGGAAAGGGATTGCGCTCGCCATAACAACTCATTGTTTTAGCAACTAGATACTGGTTTGCATCTCCCGTACCGAAATCGGCGATTGCTGCAAAACGCCACAAAGATGTAGATGTTGCCGAGGCGATCTTGGAACAGCTTTTAAAAGTTAAGGGGTGCCGAGCGACTAAATATTGATGACCTCCTAAGACTAATCCTAGCCCTCCTAAAGATGAGATGAGAAATTTACGGCGTTTCAAAGATTTTGGTTCTCCCGATAATCGAACGGTTTAAACCTATCTAGAGAACGTCAAGAACTTTGCAAGATAAGCGCGCTCGCTACTCGCACCTACTTGTTAAATTTTGCCGACGCTGATGAACTACTGTTTACGACTTTTAGTTCCTAGTTTTTGTAAATTCAGCATCGTAATACACAAAGTAATCCATAAAAACCCAACTCCATAACCAGCAATTACATCCGTCGGCCAGTGAACACCCAGATACAGCCGACTCAAACCGATCGCCCCAATGATGATAGTTGCCAAGATATAAATAACCTTGACAAACTGAGGATAGCGAGCGGCTAATAAATTAGCGATGAACCCATACAGTACCATCGAACCTAAAGCATGACCGCTAGGGTAACTATAGGTTTCTTCAGAAATTAGCGAATCCCAAAGCTGAGGACGGGATTTGTTAAAAGCCAGCTTTAGTCCATCACTGAGAATGACCCCTCCGATACAATTGACGATAAAAATTTTCGCTTCCGTGCGATAACGTCGCCACCATAGTATTGTCAGGGTAACTCCCGCAATAGTCCCTACAGTAACTGGATCTCCTAAATGCGTAATCCCTAACATAATGCGATCGAGAGTTGGGTTAGCAAAGGAATGGATTTCTAGCAGAATCGTTTTGTCAAAAGCAAAAGCTTCTCGCTCTAAAACCTCTTCTGAAAGTTCGGACAAGACGTAAATAATCAGCAGGCAGCTAACTAGTCCGAAGAATCCAATGGTGGCAATTAACGAAGCAATTCTGGGATAGATTCTTAGCTAAAAGCGAGCCAGTTTGCGGAGGGTAGCTTGGTATAATTTTTGCCATTTTTCCATTGTGATGAAATATTTTGGTGAGGATGTTAAAGCTTTTTGCTAAATAGCATCTTAGGGAAAAGTGAGATTAAGGGCTATGAGAATCTAGCACTTCAAAATCAGAGGCTTCTAAAGACAGCAGCAGCGTTTGGCTGGGATTAGCCAAGTTTTTCTCTAACCTCACTATCCAGCGACCTAAATTTTCTTGAGCGATAAGCTTTCCTCTAAGACCAGCCACATAGTCAGGATAATGCACTCTAACCCTCGTTCCTATCTTAAGCATTTACCAATTTATTCAACGTTGTCAGAAGCAGATCGAATACAAAGCTGCTTTTTCGATTGTTTTAACTGTTTCCAATTTGCCTTAATCTGTTGATAAGCGTTTTGGGAAGATAGTTTCCCGTTCGTTGCTAGCCCGCAGATATAGTTAACCCGTGTAGAAAATTCTTGTAGATTAGCGTTGAAAACCAGATTTTCTGGTTGAACTTCTCCGTGATAAGAATGTCGAGGATATAAAAAATCTGATTTTTTCATTTTTATCTCCTTTTTTTGTTAATAAGACATTAGATTTTTCTTAACGTCATCTTAACTAAACTTGGAACAGTAAAAATATTTGACTATGTTATCAATTTATTAATTTTTTCTAAATTCAAACGATTACTGTCGCCAGGGTATACGAACCGCCATTTCGGGAACTGATTTGTGTTCTGCATTCGATCTTTAGTCTCTTGCTTATCGTCCAGGCGATCTCCATACCAATTCGCTCCAGTGCTGCATCTGTAGGGGTCAAAATGGTAGCTAGTACCGCAGCCTCCCAAATATTTAAAGAGGGAAATAATAATAGGGCAAATATTGTACCCAAAGCGATTGTAATTGGTAAACCCAAACCGAGTAAGCGCAGGGGTAGATTATACTCTCTCCGCAATAGTTTTAATTGAATCCGTGACGCATCGGTAAATAAAACTAATGCTAGGGTAATTTCGGCTAAAACTCTAATCACTTCATTGTCGATCTCGACCGACTGTATTAACCCTAAAGCAGCAGAACTAATCAGTAAACCATAGACAACATAAGCCATCGGCGGAGTAATAACGCTTTTTTCTAACCTGCGGAAAATCGAACCAAACAGCAGCACGAAGATAGCGATTGCGCCTATTGCTTCTGTATTCATAACTATAGAAATAGGTAAATTCTATTCACGAGCGATAACAAAATCACAGGCAGTTTTTTACAACAGTCGTAAGTAAGGTATTCAAATTCGCTTTAAAAAATAATTTTTAAAACCAGATTTAAAAAACTATTTTCTGGCGCACATCTGGTAAGCGATCGAAATCGACCTGAGATGGTTGAGCAATTTCTCGATCGGCTATTTGAGCTATGGCTTTAACAGTAGAATCAGTATAGGCTAAAAAATTATTTGTTTCCTTAACTAAGGATAAAATTAGCTTGGTATTAAGCTGAATCTCTTCGGTAGGAAATTGGCGCATCAAATTAATTGCTGTCAAACCTTCCGAGTCAGATGCAGCCAAAATTATGGCAGCGCGAATGGCATAAATACCGTTACGTTCGGGATGAGTATAAACTACTTTTCCCATCTGTCTGAGAAACCGTTCGCCCAAAGGAGTATTAGTTAGCCTATAGATGGTAATAGGACTAATTTCAAACTGCTGCTGTAATAATTCACGCAGTTGGGCTAGAGTTTCTGGATCTAACCGTTTGGCATAAAAATCAAATTCATTAGTAATCTTTCCCTCATTGGCAAAAACTTCTAATGAATCTACAGAAAGGTGAAACTCACCAAAGACTGGGAGAGAAAAACTAATACGTTCTGCTCCTAAGCTGGGCTTAGGTTTTAATACTGTGGATACTACTCCTAAACTAGCAACAAGACTCAACAGCGCGATTCTATAAGTTGCATATCTAGCGCTCAATATTGAGGTTAAAACTTTTTGTTGGTAGAACCTTGGAATCATTTTTGCTTCAAATCTTTGCGCGATCGCATAGCTCAGATCGCATTTTTTCTTTAGCGAATTTCATTATCTCAGCTTTTGTCTCTTTAACAATGTAAAAAAAATTTGACGCGATCGCCAGAAATAAAAAGTGAAAATATTGTTGAGTTTCTAACTCATAAATTCCTCATAAGCTTTTTTGTAAACTTTTATATACGAGGTCAAAGGGTGTCTGTCACTCTCAGAAGACTCCTTCCTACTCTTATTCAATCAAAGGATGCTATAGGAAATAAAAATAGCCTATGCGCGGCATTCTTTGCGTTTGATGACAAATTAAAAAATTGACAAAATGAAGTTAATTATGAAAAACCATGCAATTATTGCCTACTTCCTTGCTTTAAGTTTGACAGTCCTAACTGCCTGTAGTAATTCTGGTGACTTAGATAAAAGAGACTTAAGCTACGACGACATTGTAAATACAGGACTGGCTAACTCTTGTTTAACATTGCCCGATAGCAGCCGTGGTACGATTCCTATTGAAGCTGGCAAACAATATGCAGTTCAAGATATGTGTATTGAACCCAGACAATTCTTTGTTAAAGAAGAACCTGTCAGTAAGCGTCAAAAAGCCGAGTTTATTGAAGGGAAGCTGTTAACTAGATATACCTCCAGTCTCGACCAGATTCAGGGAACTATTGACACCAACGATGATGGGACTCTAACCTTTACCGAGATTGATGGAATCGATTTTCAACCAGTTACAATTCTTTTGCCTGGTGGCGAAGAGGTTGCTTTGCTGTTTACAGTCAAGCAGTTCCAAGGAACTACTGTAGCTAGTGCCGATAGCATTAATACTTCAACTGACTTTGAAGGTGAATTCCACGTTCCTTCCTATCGCGGAGCAGTATTTCTCGATCCTAAAGGACGTAGTTTTGCTAGAGGTTACGACCACGCTGTAGCCTTACCAGGACGCGCCGACGATCCAAAATTCTCCAACGTTAAAGAGTTTGTTTCTAGCAAAGGTAAAATGTCTTTGAACATCACCAAAATTGATAGCGATACGGGAGAAATTGCTGGAGTATTTGAAAGCGAACAGTTTTCTGCGACAGATTTGGGTGCAGGAGAACCACAAGAAATCAAAATCAAAGGCAACTTCTACGGCAGAATTACAGATAATGCTTAGTTAGCTTATTTACTAAATATTTGGATATTTGGGCATTGCACCTGTTATTGGACTTGGAGACTTGGAGACTCGCTTTGCGCCCCGCAGAAAGTCCTTTAGGGCAACCGCATCACGGAACTTCGCACTTTGTCCCGAAGAGGGATATCTCTTTGGGGACAAAGTGAAAACATATTACCGACATTCCGCAGGTAAATGAGGAGTAGATGGTATTTTTAAACCATGACATCATCTACTTCAGAAATCCAAGTACAAGATCTCAATCACTACGGCATTATCGCAGGAATAGTTGACCAAATTGGTTTAGTCGAACAAATCAACCAAATTATAGGAGTACATCATCAACAAATAGTGACTCCAGGTCAAGCAGTTAAGGCGATGATTATCAATGGTCTGGGAATGGTCAGTGCGCCCCTCTACTTGTTCGATAAATTCTTTGCAGGTAAAGCTACAGAACATTTACTGGGAACAGGAATCTATCCAGAACATTTAAACGATGATTGCTTGGGCAGAGTACTAGACAAACTGTTTGAAGCAGGTTTAACCCAAGTTTTCGTAACGGTGGCTCTAGCTGCGGCAAAAAACATGAATGTAGACAGAAAAAGTTTGCATCTCGATTCGAGTTCGTTTCATGTTGATGGCGAATATGCTGAATCTGATGAAGAGACTGAATCTACAGCAATCAAAATCCAATACGGCTATTCGAGAGATCATAGACCAGACTTAAAACAATTTATGGTCGATTTAATCTGTAGCGGAGATGGTGATGCGCCACTGTATTTGCGAGTAGCAGATGGGAATGAATCAGACCGTGCTATTTTTGCTCAAATTCTCCGAGAATTTCGCGCCTCATGGAATGTAGACGCGCTGTTTGTCGCTGATGCGGCTCTGTACAGCAAACAAAATTTACAACAAATGAAATCTTTGAGATGGTTGTCGAGAGTGCCAGCCWCCCTGAGTGATGCTCGACAACTGTTAAGTATTAATGACGAAGCTTTAGTCAGTAGCGCAGTAGAGGGATATGCCGTTGCTGAATGCTGTAGCAATTATGCTGGTATTCCACAGCGTTGGCTAGTCGTCGAAAGTCAAGCCAGACAAGAAGCTGCTCTCAAGCAATTGGAACAGCAGGTAGCCAAAAGCCTTGATTCGGCTCAAACTAAACTCAACCAATTATGCCGACAAAGATTTGCTCGGTCTTCCAGATGCACTCCAAGCAGCAAGAGATTTTGAACGCCAATTAAGATGGCATCAACTGGCTGATTTAGAGATAGTCGAACGTTCTGAATATAAACACTCTGGTAGACCCAGTAAATATCAAAAGCCAACCAACAGCTATTACCAGATTAAAGCTCGTCTCAGTTCTAATCAACTAGCGATCGCTACAGAAAAGCAACGTGCAGGAAGATTTATTTTGGCTACCAATGTTTTGGATGCCAAACTTATTAGTAATTCCGAGTTATTGGTTGAATATAAAGCACAACAATCGCCCGAACGTGGTTTTCGCTTTCTCAAAGATCCATTGTTTTTTACCAGTAGTGTTTTTCTTAAGTCTCAAAAGCGAGTAGCTGCATTGGCTATGGTTATGGGCTTGTGTCTTTTAGTCTACAGCATCGGACAAAGAGCTTTACGCAATTCTCTAGCTCAAGCCCAAGCTACTGTTGCCAATCAATTAGGTAAACCCACTACTACACCTACACTGCGCTGGATATTTCAATGTTTTATGTCCATTCATCTAGTTCACTTTGCTCAACTCAAGCAGATTAGCAATTTGACTTCAGAACGAAGTCGTATTCTTCAGTTTTTTGGCTCTCCTTGTCGAAAATATTATCTACTCTGCTAAGCTACCTGCGGAATGTGGGATATTATCAAAACTATTGAAAAAATAGTCAAAAATCATAAACGAATAAGATAGACAGATTATGGAAAATACAGCAGATAATAAAGAATTAGAAATGGATAGTAGCGGTTTTACTCTTGAAATTGCTATTAAAACTTATTTTGTCGATATCTATAACAGTAGTGCAGACAACGATACTTTACTTATCAATATCGATGGAGATGAAGATAATGATGCTCTAGCATTAGCAGGAGACGGTAAGGATACCCTAAATGGCGGTGACGGGGATGATATCTTTATCAACAGTATGGACGATGACAGTTTTCATGGAAATGATGACAGCGAAGAGCTTCACGGTGGTGCTGGTAATGATTTTCTTGATAGTGCAAGCGACGAAGATTTTCTTGATGGTGGTAAAGGCAACAACAGTATTATTGGTGGATATGACAATGACACCCTTTTAGATGCTTCGGGTAATGATAACTTAACTACTAATAATTTTCAAAATTAATTATTAACTAGATCGATAAATGAGAATTTCTGATATTATCGAACTCCTTTTAATAGCTGCATTGTGGAGTGGTTCGTTCTTATTGATGCGAATTGCTGCGCCCGTATTAGGTCCAGTTTGGTTAGCTGAAATGAGAGTATTATTGGCAGGGTTAGCCTTACTGCCATTTCTCATTCGCTCGAAACTTTGGGGGAAGGCTCGTCAGAAACTAATTCCCTTATTTGTCGTTGGCTGTATTAATTCAGCGTTACCACTATTACTATTCGCTTTTGCATCTATATTTTTACCTGTTGGGTTTACAACTATTTTAGATGCAACATCGCCTCTATTTGGTACGGTGGTAGCTGCTGTTTGGTTGAGAGAAAAATTAACCCTCAATCGAATGGGTGGTTCGATCTTAGGATTTGCTGGAGTCACGATACTGGTGGGAATGAGAACGTTTGAGACAACGCCATTTACTTTATTAGCGATCGCTGCTGGTTTACTGGCTGCATTTTCCTATGCAACTGCTGCGCCCTACAGCCAACGTCAACTATCTGGGGTTCCTCCTCTGGTAATTACAACTGTAAGCTTACTGAGTGCAGCTATATTTCTACTACCAGTCTTACCATTTACAGTACCAAAGACAATTCCTACACCGACTGTTATGCTCGCGGTATTAGCACTTGCTCTATTTTCGACAGCACTGGCATATGCTCTTTATTATCGGCTGATTAAAAAGGTAGGTTCGACAAAAGCATTAACAGTGGCATATCTCATCCCCGTGTTCGGTGTAATTTGGGGTAGTACAATTTTACATGAGCCTGTCACTTCATCAATTATCTTTGGCTGTGGCTTAATTTTATTAGGTACGGCAATCGCCAATAACCTTTTCTCGCACTTGCTCCAAAAAATTAACTAATAGTTAAGTTCAAAGATATCTTTATACTCCTCATAAGTTCCTCATAAGTTTTCTTTTACTCTGAATCTATGGAATATTAACAGGAATCTAGCTTATGAATTTAGTAAATGAGATTTCCAGAAATTTTTGGAAATGGCGATACAAAGTGTTAGACGAAGACACCACTATGTACTCACGTCAGTTCTCTGACAATACCTACCATCAGCTTAAAAGCAATTTCCATAGTGCTTTTAACTGTTTTGTCGAAGGGGACAAAACAACCGTAGTCAATTGTTTTAACTCTTATTCGAGCATTGTTGTCTTTCTGGAAAAAGCAGTAGAAAGTAGAAATGCTATCAAGCCTTATAACTCAGAGATTACAAGGGCGGAGAATAGAGAATAAAACTCTAACATCGTTCATCTTTTCTACGAGTTAAAGAAAAGACGGAAGTAGGGAACTATTTCAATATCCTGAAGGAACGCACCTCAAATCGACACAACAATAGAGGTGAAGAAAATGAAACTAACTTATCGCGGAAGACAGTACGAAGAAAATAAACAAAATTATTTAGCATCAGTATATACAACAAAGTCAGGGATTATTTATCGCGGAAATTCTTTTGAAGTAAGTGTTAATCCTAAGTTTCCTTGGATAAAATATATTAAACAGTTAATAAATAAACCTAGAGCGAATGCGGTTTTCGATCCGATCGCCTTTTGGTACGACCATAAACGAGAATTTTTAGAAGCTTGTTGGTGTTTGGACAGTAAAGAACTCAATCGCTGTTGGGATTTAACTTTACAAATTGAGAGAAATAAAGCTCTAAAATCTCAACAGAAAGTAAAACTAAAATATCGTGGGGTTACTTATTATCGTTAATTAAACTTGTGATTACGCGCTCTTAGCTACAGATCGCACTTATTACCGCTAATCTGGCATCGCCAAGCATATTTTAAATGCATGGATGCAATACGCTCGCTTTGCCTTAAAAACTACCCCTGCTTAATTCGCGCCTAAAAAAATATTTATTAACACTACGATTTAATCGCTCTATTTACGCTAATCATAGAACATAAGCGGTTAAAAAATATTCAGAAAAAGTATTAATGTTTGAACTATCCTAATTTTTTATGAAAGTCAAATCGACTATCAAAAGGCGGTTGTCTCCTATGCTAATAGGGGCAACTCTTTCCATTTCATTTTTAAGTACTGCCTGCAATTCTAGTTCCGATGTCAAAGCCGATGCCGAGGCAAATGCTGAACCAAGGGCGATACCCGTTCGAGTAGTAGAATTACAGTCCGATACCATTAGCGATCGCTCATTATTTGTCGGTAACTTAGAAGCGGTGAAAATCGTTGAGGTAAGTCCCCAAATCCAAGGTCGCATTGCCAGCATTCTAGTAGAAGCTGGAGAGCGAGTTGAAGCGGGACAAACGATTATGGAATTAGAACCTGATGAAAGCGCGCCAAACTATCAAGCAGCTTTAGAACGGGTAAATATAACGGAAGACGATTATCAAAACGCTCTCAAACAACTAGATATCGCTAAAGCCAAACGGGATAGCGCCCAAGCTGAATACGACTTGGTTAGTAAATATGTACCGCGAGTCCAGAAGCTAGCCGAAGAAGGAGGAATAGCACAAATTCGCTTAGACGAAACATTACAGAAAGCCGAAGCAGCAAAAAACAATTTAATTAGTGCAGAACAAGAGGTTTCCGAAGCCGAAGTTAAAGTCAATCAGGCACAAACGAATATTCGCCAGGCACAAGCACAGGCAGAGTCAGCTTCGGTGAGTGTGGGTTATAAGACAGTTAAAGCTCCAATATCTGGAATTATGGACGATCTACCCGTGAAAGAGGGAGCTTATGTCAGTGCTGGTCAGTCGGTAGTGGCAAAAATAGCCCAATTAGATAATTTGTTTTTAAATGTTCGAGTCCCTTCGAGTCGGGCAAACCAACTCGAACCAGGTCTGGAAGTAGATTTGCTCGATCCTACTAGCAAAGACAAATTATCTACAGGTGAAATAACCTTTATCTCGCCTACGGTTGACCAAGAGAACCAAACAATTTTGGCAAGAGCGCGTTTTAATAATGTAACGGAAAAATTGCGCGATGGACAATACGTACAGGCGCGTCTGATTTGGGTCACCGAGCCAGGAATTTTAGTTCCCACTGGGGCAATTTCTCGCACGGGAGGAAAGGAATTTGTCTATCAGGTTAGCGAAACAAACGAAAACGGTCAAGAGGTAGTTAGCCTGACCCCCGTAGAGTTGGGAGATCTTCAAGATAATAGTTATCAGGTCGTTTTGGGGCTAGAAAGTGGCGATCGCATCGCCGTCTCA from Myxosarcina sp. GI1 includes:
- a CDS encoding alpha/beta hydrolase, which codes for MSLVASLGVVSTVLKPKPSLGAERISFSLPVFGEFHLSVDSLEVFANEGKITNEFDFYAKRLDPETLAQLRELLQQQFEISPITIYRLTNTPLGERFLRQMGKVVYTHPERNGIYAIRAAIILAASDSEGLTAINLMRQFPTEEIQLNTKLILSLVKETNNFLAYTDSTVKAIAQIADREIAQPSQVDFDRLPDVRQKIVF
- a CDS encoding DUF4278 domain-containing protein; its protein translation is MKLTYRGRQYEENKQNYLASVYTTKSGIIYRGNSFEVSVNPKFPWIKYIKQLINKPRANAVFDPIAFWYDHKREFLEACWCLDSKELNRCWDLTLQIERNKALKSQQKVKLKYRGVTYYR
- a CDS encoding photosystem II manganese-stabilizing polypeptide, which translates into the protein MKNHAIIAYFLALSLTVLTACSNSGDLDKRDLSYDDIVNTGLANSCLTLPDSSRGTIPIEAGKQYAVQDMCIEPRQFFVKEEPVSKRQKAEFIEGKLLTRYTSSLDQIQGTIDTNDDGTLTFTEIDGIDFQPVTILLPGGEEVALLFTVKQFQGTTVASADSINTSTDFEGEFHVPSYRGAVFLDPKGRSFARGYDHAVALPGRADDPKFSNVKEFVSSKGKMSLNITKIDSDTGEIAGVFESEQFSATDLGAGEPQEIKIKGNFYGRITDNA
- a CDS encoding cation:proton antiporter, which translates into the protein MNTEAIGAIAIFVLLFGSIFRRLEKSVITPPMAYVVYGLLISSAALGLIQSVEIDNEVIRVLAEITLALVLFTDASRIQLKLLRREYNLPLRLLGLGLPITIALGTIFALLLFPSLNIWEAAVLATILTPTDAALERIGMEIAWTISKRLKIECRTQISSRNGGSYTLATVIV
- a CDS encoding phosphatase PAP2 family protein; this translates as MYPRIASLIATIGFFGLVSCLLIIYVLSELSEEVLEREAFAFDKTILLEIHSFANPTLDRIMLGITHLGDPVTVGTIAGVTLTILWWRRYRTEAKIFIVNCIGGVILSDGLKLAFNKSRPQLWDSLISEETYSYPSGHALGSMVLYGFIANLLAARYPQFVKVIYILATIIIGAIGLSRLYLGVHWPTDVIAGYGVGFLWITLCITMLNLQKLGTKSRKQ
- a CDS encoding calcium-binding protein, which translates into the protein MENTADNKELEMDSSGFTLEIAIKTYFVDIYNSSADNDTLLINIDGDEDNDALALAGDGKDTLNGGDGDDIFINSMDDDSFHGNDDSEELHGGAGNDFLDSASDEDFLDGGKGNNSIIGGYDNDTLLDASGNDNLTTNNFQN
- a CDS encoding efflux RND transporter periplasmic adaptor subunit — protein: MKVKSTIKRRLSPMLIGATLSISFLSTACNSSSDVKADAEANAEPRAIPVRVVELQSDTISDRSLFVGNLEAVKIVEVSPQIQGRIASILVEAGERVEAGQTIMELEPDESAPNYQAALERVNITEDDYQNALKQLDIAKAKRDSAQAEYDLVSKYVPRVQKLAEEGGIAQIRLDETLQKAEAAKNNLISAEQEVSEAEVKVNQAQTNIRQAQAQAESASVSVGYKTVKAPISGIMDDLPVKEGAYVSAGQSVVAKIAQLDNLFLNVRVPSSRANQLEPGLEVDLLDPTSKDKLSTGEITFISPTVDQENQTILARARFNNVTEKLRDGQYVQARLIWVTEPGILVPTGAISRTGGKEFVYQVSETNENGQEVVSLTPVELGDLQDNSYQVVLGLESGDRIAVSNIQKLRDGAPIQPESQTSSSTASE
- a CDS encoding metallophosphoesterase, with the protein product MKRRKFLISSLGGLGLVLGGHQYLVARHPLTFKSCSKIASATSTSLWRFAAIADFGTGDANQYLVAKTMSCYGERNPFPLVLMAGDNIYEHGEIEKIDTTFEIPYRELLQQDVKFYAALGNHDIRTNNGEDQIRYAGFNMNGRYYTFTRQPVQFFALDTNSEAPWQEQLDWLERELANAQQPWKVVFGHHQIYASGKRGVARELAEKLIPLLSRYGVQLYINGHEHHYERTKPIEGTTYLTCGIGAKLREVGKSDWTAYSVSRLGFAVVEVYRDRLEILGIGTDGKVFDRGKIALNSI
- a CDS encoding cell wall metabolism sensor histidine kinase WalK — translated: MTDFKKIRTRIFLSNLLAFAIVITGFAGAVRFVFVRNLRQQLTERLTALGQGAAAGAELEEGELDLEAEFQERELLERRQALQVFDLRGHLLEQQGEDTTTLPFDSELTVQIQSQAPPVQAVTLPIFDSDNRQLIGYLRVSQSLKQFERTIRQLDYGFGFGALVALLLGCTGSTWLNRQVMQPIEESIKRLKQFTADASHELRSPLMVISTNTEVALTYPQGMRTSDEEKFQAIASATNQMSQLTEDLLLLARTDNIADFERKRLDLSVLLADLVHLYRVQARAKQIELKTEIASNLELIGDEAKLTRVFTNLIQNALQYTLEGGNIEIFANRHGRELRVTVTDTGIGIEREYLDKIFERLWRGDRSRSYVRAGSGLGLAIARAIVQNHGGVITVTSQIGVGSCFQVCLPATHTSVNST
- a CDS encoding response regulator transcription factor → MRILLVEDDDRIAKPLAEGLKNEYHVVEIAGDGVEGWEYAQASAYDLILLDLMLPKLDGISLCKKLREAKSPALILMLTAKDTTDDKVIGLDAGADDYLVKPFKLKELAARIRALARRSPETQPPILSYGNLKLAPSTAEVTYGDNLLSLTPKEYLILEYFLRHPRQIITRAVILDRLWEFDNSSMEGTIKTHITNLRRKLKAAGGSGSEIETVYGIGYRLSSNKC
- a CDS encoding DMT family transporter — translated: MRISDIIELLLIAALWSGSFLLMRIAAPVLGPVWLAEMRVLLAGLALLPFLIRSKLWGKARQKLIPLFVVGCINSALPLLLFAFASIFLPVGFTTILDATSPLFGTVVAAVWLREKLTLNRMGGSILGFAGVTILVGMRTFETTPFTLLAIAAGLLAAFSYATAAPYSQRQLSGVPPLVITTVSLLSAAIFLLPVLPFTVPKTIPTPTVMLAVLALALFSTALAYALYYRLIKKVGSTKALTVAYLIPVFGVIWGSTILHEPVTSSIIFGCGLILLGTAIANNLFSHLLQKIN